Within Felis catus isolate Fca126 chromosome A1, F.catus_Fca126_mat1.0, whole genome shotgun sequence, the genomic segment tggaggtttaaaaaaatacaaatattgcaTGCCAGTTAAAAAGTTGCCCCCCCTCTGGAAGTGGTCTTTGCTTATAAATTTGGGCATATATAATTCCATAATTTTTCCTCTGTGTATGTGtcacattctttttataaaaaatgggGTCATTTATAGTTATTATACTGAAACTAGCTTTTCTCCcataacaataaaacaataaattgtgGATATTCATATATCTtagtgcatacacacacacacacacacacctcatccTTTATTCCATTTGGATGTACTATTACTTATTTGTTGGTAGACATTTAGATGGTCTCTAATTTTTTGCTATGGTGAACAGCTGTGCATATGTCTTTATGACTTGTGGGAGCCTTTTGGAAGAACAGAATTCTGTAAGTTCAATTATAGTGGGCTAAGAGGGTTGTATCCTAAGCATTTAATTCTAAATGTGCCTCCACTACTATAGCCTCTTGAGGACACGGACATACTGTTATATTTATTCTTGTATCCCCCACTTACTGGCATTGTGCCTAGAACATTTTACCTGCACAATAAATATTGTTGAGTAATTAATGAataggtgaataaatgaataataatggaAGGTTTTGATGCTCAAAAAGTGAGTCACATAAACATTCTTAACTTCATATTCAGCTCCTCTACTCCATAGTTGTGAGGGACCTGATGTTTCCATGTGGACAAAGCATGGATATTGAGATTTTCCCCTATCCTAAGGGTAGGTGCCTCTATTGTTTAGAGCTGACACTATGAAGAggtcaaaacatttattttagcaCCTAATTCAGGAGCTAATTTCTGTTATCATGAGGCTGCCACCTGCACCACTGTTGGCtgtaatttctaaaaaatatttttaaaattcactgccCACTTGGTGGACTGGGAAGCATAGGAGAATACTGTGTGCATGTGGCATGTAGGAGTTTGCAGATACacgttttaacttttttttttttaatgtttatttattttggggacagagagagacagagtgcaagtgggggaggggcagagagagagggagacacagaatctaaaacaggctccaggctctgagctgtcagcacagagcccgacgcggggctcgaacgcacgaaccgtgagatcatgacctgagccgaggtcggacgcttaaccgactgagccacccaggcgcccccagatacaCGTGTTAGTAGGGGATCGGATTCCCTTTCATATTTGTGTTGCCCTCCTTACATCTGGGTAATGTAAGCTTCTCCTCCCTTGACCTCCTTCTCCAGTCACTCTGCACCTTAATGCATTTTGCTTATCACTGCAAGATGGATTTTCCTAAAACTCTTCTCCTTTCCCAAATCTTTAATGATCCCCATTTCATAAAAGATAAACCTCCTTAGACTGACATTCAGGGCCTCATTGGTGTGACCTCAGTCTATCTTTTGAACCATATCCCCAATAGCTTACCTTCCTAGCTACTCATTTCAAACAGTATGGtctatttttctccattccctAAGTACATCTTGGTCTTTCCTATCTCGGAATTCTTGACCATGCGCTTTATTTAGTCTTGACAAGTCTTCATTTTCTCCACCTATCCAAATTCTTAAAGATTCATCCAAGTCCTTCCCTGGTAGGAAACTTCAAACCTGTTCCAGGGACCCGTGTGGTCTCTCTCTTCTAAACTGTGTGGGACACTCTGTCAACCTCACTTCTTTCAACTCGAATCAGGTCCGTCTTCAACCCTACTAGCATCGTTGTCTGGAGctatttttcatctcttcacttgttttgtgtctttgtgtGAACTTAATGTTTTATCTTCCCCAAATACAGTGTAAGTTCTAAAAGGGAGAGACATGTCCTGTCCCAGGTCTGCATTCACAGAGCCCTCAGTGAGTGTGTGCGCCTTGCTTGAGTGGATtagcattctgtttctctggaatctACAAAGAGAGCCAGGACCAGGTGGTTGCctatttgttgtttgttgtctttactttttgtttttaaattccagcagagttaacatgcagtgttgtattagtttcaggtgtataatatcgTGATCCAGCCATGCCATACATCACCCAGTttctcatcacaacaagtgcactccttaatccccatcacttatttcatcgtctccccactcccttccctctggtaaccatcagtttgttctcgatagtcaagagtctgtttcttggcttgtctctttttctctgtctgtctgtctctctctctttacctttgctcatttgttttgtttcttaaattccacatatgagtgaaatcatatggtatttgtctttctctgactgacttatttcactttgcattatactctgtagctctacccatgtcattgcaaatggcaatatttcattcctttttatggccaaataatatcccattgtatatacatatactgcttcttttttatccactcatctattgatggacacctgggctgcttccataatttggctattgtaaataaggctgctagaaacatagaggtgcatgtatccctttgaattagtgtttttgtatttttcggGTGAATACCCAGTAGCGTGattgattactggatcataagatatttctatttttaactttttgaggaacctccatattgttttccatagtggctgcaccagtttgtcttccaaccaacagtgcatgagggctcctttttctccacatccttgccaacacttgttgtttcttgtgttgttgatattagccattctgattggtgtgaggtgatatctcattgtatttttgatGTGCAtgtccctgatgagtgatgttgagcctcttctcatgtgtctgttggccatctggatatcttctttggagaaatgtctgtttctgtcttctgcccatttttaaattggattatttgttttttggcgtCCAGGCCGTTGTTCTATGAATTGTGAgatgtaacattttctttcttttcttcttttagccATACTTCCCATTGCCTCCAGCTGTTGCACTGAGGTTTCACGTCATGTTTCCAGAAGGCTTCTGGAGAGAGTGAATATATGTCGCATTCAGAGAGCTGATGGGGATTGTGACTTGGCTGCTGTCATGTGAGTGCCCTGCCTCAGGGAGGTCTAAAACTGTCCAGTGATCATTTCTCAGCCAGTGAGCAGTAGGTTGGGAAGGCTTTGCCTGAGTGCAACATGCAAGGGATCGTTCAAACGAGGGGGGGAAGAGTAAATACTCCACCTTTCCGGCACCAGGCTCCCTGGAGTGAGCACACAGTCTCTGAGTACCTGCATGTtcagagccccacactggcctccGCTGCCCCTACTGCAGTGCTGTGATTCAGGATAAATATCTTCAGTCACTGGACAATGTGCGTGACTTTTCTAAACAAAACTAGGCACACTCTGggtaaaagaacaaaacaaaaagaaaaacagaggtgactctgttttattttgtgactttaaCTGTAGCTTTTTCCAGGCAAGTATACAGGTTGCTGTCTTTTTTACTCTCTGAATTCATCAGGGGTATATACAAGGTTCAAAGAggtagcacctcacacctgtcagaatagctaaaattaacaacacaggaaacaacaggtgttggcgaggatgtagagaaaggggaaccctcttgcactgctggtgggaatgcaaactggtgcagccactctggaaaacagtgtggaggttcctcggaaagttaaaaatagaagtaccctacgacccagcaattgcactactaggtatttatccagagaatGCACACCCGCtgcttcaaaggggcacatgcacctcagtgtttacagcagcgctgTGAACAattgccaaagtatggaaagagcccctaTGTCCATGActaatgaataaagatgtggcgtatatacaatgggatatatTTGCctatcaaaaggaatgaaatcttgccattggcaacaatgtggatggagctagaatgtagtatgctaagtgaagtaagtcagtcagagaaagacaaataccatatgatttcacacataggtggaattttagaaacaaaacaggtgaatataggggaaggaaaaaaaaagagagggaagcaaaccataagagactcttaactgtagagaacaaactgagggtttgtgGAGGGAgttgggtaggggatgggctaaatgggtgatgggtattaaggagggcacctgttgtgatgagcacttacatataacactgggtgagaaatcactaaattctactcctgaaaccagtactacactgtatgctgactaactagaatttaaacaaaacttgaaaaaatgggggcgcctgggtggctcagtcaaagcatccggcttcggctcaggtcacgaactcatggtttttgggtttgagccccgcgttgggctctgtgctgagagttcagaacctagagcctgcttcagattctatctccctttctctctgttcctccaccactcaactctgtctctgtctctctctccaaaataaataaagattaaaaatgtttttttaagcttGAAAAAACAAACGGAAGTATAGAGATGTCTGTACCTGTCACATGCAATCAAGCATGAATGCTCATCTTTGCTCTTGattctgggctgttggctcaagGTGAACCCTTTCACCCTTACCTCTGGCtcagttattaaaaattttagggggcgcctgggtggcgcagtcggttaagcgtccgacttcagccaggtcacgatctcgcgctccgtgagttcgagccccgcgtcaggctctgggctgatggctcggagcctggagcctgtttccgattctgtgtctccctctctgcccctcgcccgttcatgctctgtctctctctgtcccaaaaataaacgttgaaaaaaaaaataaaaaaaaaaatttagatttctgTGTTCTTCATGTCTCCATAGAAACTTTAAAACCAAATCTGGATTCTGACAACAATGCTGTGAGGAAGGCGTACATTATCTCCATGTCACACAGGATAGAGCTGTGGCTGAGGAGATTACATGGTTAACCTGGGTGACGTACAGCTAGAGAATGGCAGAGATGGGTTGTGAATCAGGTCTTTCCATTAGGAACACCACATGCCTCAAAGATCTCTCAAAAGTGATGATGCAACGAACCATAAAATGCTCTCTCCAAACTTCATGGATtctgtttaaattctagtttaaattccacttatggcTGCAGGGGGTGCTAATGAGCCATTTGGTATCCCTTCTTTTAGCTCCAAATAAGGCCATTGCTTATGCCTGAGTTCCTGAGTCACCGAgaagcttctttatttattcaatgaattcaacaaatagttatcgATTAACATTTATGTACCAAGCACCATTCTATCCTCAGCTTGCGCTGGGGATGCACCAGTGACACAAAACAGACTATGCCCTCCTGCCGTCCCCAGAGATTCTATTCAGCTGGGTCCTACAGACCATTCTCTGAgatttaagatacatttttatttccctttcagaGGAATCCATCCATTACCCaactttgaaaaacactgctcCAAGACAGGATTCTTAGTCaaaggaagaggggtgcctgggtggctcagtgagttaagcgtcccactcttgatttaggctaggtcatgatctcacggtttgtgggaaagagtcctgtgtcaggctctgtactgtcagcacagattctaggattgcctctctctctgcccctctcccaccctcaaaaaaaaaaaaaaaaaattagaaagcactTGATTTTAATTAAAGGGAAACTATGAAGCCAATATCTTGGATCTAAAAATGCTTactgttgggatgcctgggtggctcagtcggttaagcatcagacttcagctcaggtcatgatctcacggtttgtgggttcaagggccaggtcgggctctgtgctgaccgctcagagcctggagcctgcttcagattctgtctctccctctctctctctgctccttccccgcttgtgctctctctgtctctcaaaaataaaccataaaaaaaaaaaactttattaaagtaCAGGTTTGTAAATTGGTCTCTCTGTGCTATAAGACAACTGAAAAATAGATTAGTTATGACCTCATCTCACATAAGATGAATTTGACTAGGTGgtgtttttaaatcataaattacagatcttctttgttgtttttttctgacattCAACATAAATAGATAAAAGTTCTCTTGTTTTCAGATTGTTTTACTACAGAGCATGTCTTTACTTATCTAAAATGTAGTCCCTTAACTTTGAATATATAGGTTCGAGAATAGTATTTTAGATGCAGAAAACATGGCAAGTGCTGGCAATACAACTCgcaaaaagcatttattatttattaaccaCAACTAACTAATAGAAATTAGCTTATGGTGAACTCactagatttctttccttttccttttctgcgTAGAACAGGTCCTTTATTTCATACCCTATAAGTGATCATTGTAATTTTTGTTCTCTGAGAGAGGAGTTTGTTTAAATCCTTCTACAGTGACTTCATTAAAGAGCTTCAGGCAGTTTCTAAACATAAACACAGTGCAAAGTTGTTTATCTTGGGCAGAGGGCTGAGGTTTTGAAGCTCACAGATACTATCTGTTGGGAGGAAAACTTGGGGTTATTAAAGTTGTCTGGGAGGCTTGAGTATTTTTTCAGAAGTGATTGTTGAGAGGCTATTCTgcttgggggaaaggggaaagaaaaaaggtttaGGGAACAATTACAGGTTTAATCTCTATGGCGGGGCCAACCCCATCGGTCCATTGGCCGGTCCCTAGCTACTCTCTTTTGGGCAAAACAACCAGGGATCAGCTTTATGGTTTCTTAGAGCCCAAACTCTCCACCAGAGAGTacacaatggggggggggggcagtgcccATCAGAATACCGTGGAGTTGGGGGTGGCTGAGGGAGTGTGGAATAGACCATCTCCTTGTCTAGCATGATTGCCTCGTCTCTTTTTATCCTGAGATGGAATACACAGGGGACAGAGTGCAGTGTAAGCAGTCTTCAAACTTTGGGATTTGAAAACATGGTAGAATCTCGAATTTGGGAGCTGTGTTCCGGTAGCTGatcttttcccattgtattaCATTGAGAGTTTGAGGCCCAACTGGGCAGGCCTTCGAAAAgggtcctggggtgcctgggtggcttagtcagttaagcggccaactcttgatttcgactcaggtcatgatctcacggtttgtgagttcaagccccgcatcaggctctgtgctcagagtggagcctgctttggatcctctgcctctctctctctgctcctcccccactcgctctcttgcttgctctctctcaaaaataaatgttagcaaaagtttaaagagaaagaaaggaaggaaaccatCTTGCATGGTAGCTGCTGCTGCCTGTTTTCCTGGGGATCTCCACTTCCTGGTCCCCTGTCTGCGTTGCCCCCATCTGGTGCCCCCTTCAGCCCCAGTGCCTGTGCCCCTCATGGGAGTGCCTCATTCCTCATGGAGTAAGGGAATTGAGTGCTAGTTCCCTCCTGCATAACCTGCGGGCTTATCTGGTTGTCCGTGGAGTCTTTCTCCACTGGATGTCTGCTCAGGTCCTTGCTGACACCACACAGAAGGGAGAGAGTTTTAGTCCTTTGGGAAAGATAAGGGAGCTTCGACTCTTTCTTGTTCCTCCACTGAATGCTACAGCCAGGTTCTCTTCTATCACAGCCAAAGGGAAAACAGCTGGCCACAGGGAGAGGGCGCTTTCCTTTGGAAGACCTCTCAATGTAATACACTTAGAGAATGTATTGTCTTCCTATCGGGAAGCCTCACTTCTTTCAAATTCATATTCCCACATGCTGGCTTGATTATACTTCAGCTCATTCAGACATCGTCCCAACTCTCCTTCATTTCGCATTCCCACATTAATGGATGATTCCTCTTGGGTCACCTGGGGAAATGGCAGCCTACCCTCAAACCCCTGTTTCTTCTCCCAATAACACGACAGGAGTTCACTTGATCCAGACATGTTGTGTACATAGAGCCGGCAGGGACCGTGACATTTAACAAGAATTAAATGGCACCTGATGGCAAGTTAAAAGTCACAAAATGTTTTGTCACAAATTCTTCCAGTTATTAGAAATTGTGAATGCTGCTTTAGGGTTCTCCCACCCCAAGGTGAAGATGAAAACGAAAACATCTCAGATGTGGTGTAGAtctatagtattttaaaatgttacatatcaTCTCCTTTCTGAAACTCTTCTCCTTTGGCCTCCATTGCCCTAAACTTTTCTGATTCCCCTCTTATACTAAATGCTCTTTCTTAGCTGTTCTTACCTCCCCTTGCTCTTTTTCATCCCTAAACATAGGTATGTCCCAAATTCTTCTCTTCAAAaagttttctctttgtgtctttagTTATCGTACCTGCTGTCATGGctttgactatattctctataaGACAACTACCCCATAACCGTTTCTTTATATCTGATTACTCTCCTAAATGcagacttacttttttttttttttttttttttttttttgcctatcaGACACCTTACAAGCACCTTATGCTAGTACATTTCAAAGGGGAACTTTTCATCTCCTGCCCAGAAGCTTCAACTTCTGACCCCAACATCAATCCAGGCTTCCGGGAATGGAGTTTCAAACTCACCTTCAaacccttcctcttcctcatcctccagTGTTTGATGAGTTGAtaagtcatttttatttgattttccagttttctcatgTTTGGTGTTCTTGTTCTATTTCTACCGCCACCACCCAGTTCAGGCCATATTTGTCTTCGGCAgtagccctttctttctttctttctttctttctttctttctttctttctttctttctttctttctttctttcttttttaatgttttaaaaatgtttatttatttttgagagacagagacagagtgcaagtggaggaggggcagagagagagggagacacaggatctgaagcagactccaggctctgagctgttggcacagagcccgatgtggggcttgaacccacaaacttcgagatatgacctgagctgaagttggacgcttaaccgcttaactgacagccacccaagcgcccctgcaGTAGCCTTTTAAATGGTTTCTGTCTATTCTTCCCTACTTCGACCTTTACCACATACTGTTATGAGACAAATCTGTGTTCAGTCTTGTCACTTCCTTTCTTgagaatcttctctctctcttcactgcCTACCGAATAAAGTTTAAGTTCTCTAACATGCCCTTCAAAAGCCTCCATCAACCTGCTGTGATGTATCTTTCCAGGCTTCTTTCTCATCACCTGCCATGCTTTATCCAGGCCACGTGCTATTCCCTAAAcacactccctccttcctgcatctgcacattttaaaaattattattaaaatgttaacagatGCCTAGAATATTTTAGTTGATTGTTTTGCTGGAAACAAAACCAGACTGTTCTTATTTGGAACAATTTTCACTTCATCTCTATAATTAATTACTGAATTCCTACTGAACAAGGCCTTTTCAAGACAGTTCCAGACTATTCCTCCTTCGAGGAGCATAACACCACAGGACGAGGAGAAGCTTTGAAACAAAAAGTCAAATGAAAGACAGCATAAGTTAAGTGGCAGAAGAGAGGTAATGCTGAGAGactcaaagggaaaaaagggcATTTAGCTGAGAGAATCTAGAAAAACTTAACCGAGATGTTTGAGATGGGCAGTGAGGTATGAATTGGTTTTGGTGGGTGAAGCTCGGGGTCAGGAAAGACAATCATTTTTACTACTTTCCCTcgttccttctttcctccccctcctcctcctcccacttctcctccccctcctcctcctcctcctctcctctcctctcctctcctctcctcccctctcctccccacctccccttccaccccctctccccccctcaggttccttcttctctttttaatactGATGTTTGAGGAACTGCAGGCAGAGGTATAGTAAAGATTCATCCTGGTGGTACTCAGTCTCTAAAAATACACTGTGTCTAAAAGTGGGAACTGCCTAGAAGTCACTAAATTTTTACTTACTTGCACTTTCTATccgtgattttgtttttcttcccttctcggCAGCCTTCACATCAGGCGCAGGAGGGTCTGCGTCAGCCCGCACAGTCACATTATTAAGCAGTGGATGAAAGAACAAGAGGCCAAGAAAAAAGCTAAAGGCAACCTTTGCCACAAGAAGAAACAGGACGGCAAGAGGAACAGCAAAGGGGCACATCAGGGGAAACCCGAAACCCATGGCTATAAAACTCCTTATTAAAGCGTTTACAAATGAATCCACGCAGACAGTTCCTGAAGTGAACTTGGCCATATTGTAACTAATGAACTTGGCCATCGGTTGCTTATAAATGTATCACATCAAATATTCTTTATTGAGAGACAGCAGGgcaaaacaaaatatgttttttaaaggaacaatTATACAGGATACAAATGTAACCAATATTATactcatctgaaaatgaaatgaaaagatactTCTCTTTATACAATGTTTTAAGAGCAGCATACAGATAGAATTTCTCCAACTTTTGTATTAGGAAGGTTTGCAAacatacagagaagttgaaagaTTAGCACAATGAACACTCGTACACCTTTCACCTAGATTAATAACTGCTAATATTTTGCCATGTTTAtttactctcttctctctttgcttgtgtgtataaaacattttatatataaatatgtaatttttttgctAAACCATTTGAAAACAAGTTGCAAACATCATGATACgtcacttctaattttttttatgttacaaCTTAACATCCCTCAATAATAAAGacattttgtatgtatgtaatcATGTTATCAGGTTTGTgtctaaaatattaacatttgatgTATTCCACCTTTAAATTTCCCCAACTATTTCCagagcataattttttttaattttttttttaatgtttatttatttttgagacagagagagacagagcatgaacgggggagggtcagagagagagggagacacagaatttgaagcaggctccaggctctgagctgtcagcacagagtccgacgcggggctcgaactcatagaccgtgagatcgtgacctgagctgaagccggaagctcaactgaccgagccatccaggcacccctccagagcataaatttttttaaaaaaatttggtcgggggggggggtacctgggtggctcagtgggttgagcattcgacttcagctcaggccatgatcttgcctTCTGCTAGTTCAAgtcctgttttgggctctgtgctgacagcttggaccctggagcgtgcttctgattctgtgtctccaaaattttttaactgtttattcatttttgagagacagagcgtgagcaaagagagggagacacagaattggaagcaggcttctgtctctgagctgtcagcacagagcccaaagctgggcctcaactcatgaaccgcgtgatcatgacctgagctgaagtcagacacttaaccgactgagccatccaggcgcccttcagAGCATAAATTCTGTATAGGTTTTTTAATCAATCAAGATTCACATATTGTAACtaatgttgacatttttttaGTATCTTTTATTAGAAGAAAGTccctctgctttttttcttttctttcttcccatggcacagactttttaaaagagagtCTCGGGCAGAATCTGTTCCACATTCTGGGTTAGCCTGTTTCCTCACGACCACATTCAGGTTTAACATTTTCGGTAAGAAAGAATGCTTTCTATGTGAGTTTGTATATTTCTTATTGCATTACTTAGAGTTTGTGAACATTGGCGttcattttctacatagaaaCGTTTTAACTGAATATCACTTTAATATCACATCTAGTTTAACTACTGTTGTTTGGATTGATAAATTCTGATCCTGCTTTGCTCAGGAAGCCATCTGCTTCCCACACTGAGTTCTTGGATCACTAGGGAG encodes:
- the CCL28 gene encoding C-C motif chemokine 28; this translates as MQQTGLALVALAACVAFPSSEAILPIASSCCTEVSRHVSRRLLERVNICRIQRADGDCDLAAVILHIRRRRVCVSPHSHIIKQWMKEQEAKKKAKGNLCHKKKQDGKRNSKGAHQGKPETHGYKTPY